One genomic window of Parabacteroides pacaensis includes the following:
- a CDS encoding aldo/keto reductase — MEYRKLGNSGLELPVITLGTWAIGSWMWGKTDRKDAIEAINASIQSGVTAIDTAPIYGQGESEEIIGEAIQNVPRDQVQILTKFGMLWDRKQGEFAFKSVNNEGEEIEIYKYAGKESIIKECEDSLRRLRTDYIDLYQIHWPDNTTVISETFEAIQQLIDQGKVRYGGVCNYNEQQMAEALQTLPIISDQIPFSMITRDDHQEAVHYCIENGLGVLAYSPLERGLLTGKIRPGHKFAEGDHRQNNPYFTDEYITRVDEFLKKLQPLADDKKATLSQIVLRWTVEQPGITVALTGARNADQAIHNAEAADVALDPAELDFISSLVDGLL, encoded by the coding sequence ATGGAATATAGAAAATTAGGTAATTCAGGACTGGAATTGCCTGTTATTACCTTAGGTACTTGGGCAATTGGAAGTTGGATGTGGGGTAAAACGGATCGTAAAGATGCAATAGAAGCTATTAATGCATCCATCCAGTCTGGAGTAACTGCAATCGATACTGCACCTATTTACGGACAAGGTGAAAGTGAGGAGATTATAGGGGAAGCTATTCAAAATGTTCCTCGGGATCAAGTCCAGATACTTACTAAATTCGGGATGTTGTGGGATAGGAAACAAGGCGAATTTGCTTTTAAGAGTGTAAATAACGAAGGAGAAGAAATAGAAATATACAAATATGCAGGAAAAGAAAGCATCATCAAAGAGTGCGAGGATAGCTTACGTCGTCTTCGGACTGATTATATTGATTTATACCAAATTCATTGGCCGGATAACACCACAGTCATCTCAGAAACCTTTGAAGCCATCCAACAATTGATAGATCAAGGAAAAGTTCGGTATGGAGGTGTTTGCAATTATAATGAGCAACAAATGGCAGAAGCCCTTCAAACGTTGCCTATTATATCCGATCAAATACCTTTTAGTATGATTACGCGGGATGATCATCAGGAAGCTGTGCATTATTGTATAGAAAACGGATTGGGGGTATTGGCTTATAGTCCTTTAGAAAGAGGTCTATTGACGGGTAAAATCAGACCCGGACATAAGTTTGCCGAAGGAGACCACCGTCAAAATAATCCGTATTTTACAGATGAATATATTACCCGTGTAGACGAATTTTTGAAAAAGTTACAACCGTTGGCAGATGATAAAAAAGCTACTTTGTCGCAAATCGTGTTACGTTGGACTGTTGAACAACCCGGTATAACGGTTGCATTGACTGGTGCTCGCAATGCAGATCAAGCTATTCATAATGCAGAAGCAGCAGATGTCGCTTTGGATCCGGCAGAATTAGATTTTATCAGTAGTTTGGTCGATGGACTTTTATAA
- a CDS encoding NAD-dependent epimerase/dehydratase family protein gives MNILVTGCAGFIGFHLVRHLLSSGSRVVGIDNLDPYYDITLKYARLCELGIKKENMVMGYKELPVDLPFRFYCLNIEDKDELDQLFVHEHFDVVCNLAAQAGVRYSLENPQQYISTNIQGFFNILENCRQYQVSRLIFASSSSVYGKNNKVPYREEDKTETPVSLYAATKKSGELLAHSYAELYGIQITGLRFFTVYGPWGRPDMAPFLFTQAILEEKTIKVFNHGNMYRDFTYIDDIVKGICHVLFSVSKKKEFFKVYNIGNATPVKLSEFIHVIEKITGKEAHCLYEPMQPGDIKITWADVSHLKEDFNYKPDVRLEVGLRAFIEWYKSFYHIA, from the coding sequence ATGAATATTTTAGTTACAGGTTGCGCAGGTTTTATCGGTTTTCATTTAGTCAGGCATTTATTATCTTCCGGAAGCCGGGTAGTGGGTATTGATAATTTAGATCCATATTATGATATCACCTTAAAATATGCACGTTTGTGTGAACTGGGAATAAAAAAAGAGAATATGGTAATGGGGTATAAGGAATTACCTGTAGACCTGCCTTTCCGATTTTATTGTTTGAACATCGAGGATAAAGACGAGTTGGATCAATTATTTGTTCACGAACATTTTGACGTCGTATGCAATTTAGCAGCTCAAGCAGGAGTAAGATATAGTCTGGAAAATCCGCAACAATATATATCCACTAATATCCAAGGCTTCTTTAATATTCTGGAAAATTGCCGTCAGTATCAAGTTTCCAGGCTCATATTTGCAAGCAGTTCCAGTGTATATGGAAAAAACAATAAAGTTCCTTACCGTGAAGAAGATAAAACAGAAACTCCCGTAAGTTTATATGCAGCTACTAAAAAGTCCGGTGAATTGTTGGCACATAGTTATGCCGAATTGTATGGCATTCAAATAACCGGGTTACGTTTTTTTACTGTCTATGGCCCTTGGGGACGTCCGGATATGGCTCCGTTTTTATTTACTCAAGCTATTTTAGAAGAGAAAACGATAAAAGTATTTAATCATGGAAATATGTATCGGGATTTTACTTATATCGATGACATTGTTAAAGGAATTTGCCATGTCTTATTTTCCGTCTCTAAGAAAAAAGAGTTTTTTAAGGTGTATAATATAGGAAATGCCACCCCTGTCAAGTTATCCGAATTTATCCATGTGATTGAAAAAATAACCGGAAAAGAAGCTCATTGTTTATATGAACCTATGCAACCAGGAGATATTAAAATCACTTGGGCCGATGTATCTCATTTGAAGGAAGATTTTAATTATAAGCCGGATGTCCGGTTGGAAGTAGGACTAAGAGCTTTTATCGAATGGTATAAATCTTTTTATCATATAGCTTGA
- a CDS encoding ArnT family glycosyltransferase codes for MERNFRYLLFLIVLISPFIFRDYSPSNELKYISIVDEALENHTWFTFFCHGEIYADKPPLYFWLIMLTKVLFGSYQMWAIGLISILPALGILMIMDKWVSSENSYFSTSTANFLLITTGFYLGSALVLRMDMLMSFFIVLSLYTFYRIYAHKNYTYEKWILPVYIFLAVFTKGPLGAIIPLLTIFVFLLSKKELRTWNNYFGGKQWLILLFLCLCWFLLIYREGGKEYLHNLLFKQTVGRGINSFHHKQPVYYYLLHIPLTFLPWTFLYFSVLWTGISKRIILTNVERLFGCMILSTLVLLSLISSKLDIYFLPAYPFIVYLTVCWMQRLDCTWYLKASILFPGILFAFALPAFPFFSRFLPYSYENSWIGYITLSLLSAGGIFSIFYIRKRQFTKAIESIALGILLFLFVSSFTISEFNKYIGFKELAEKGLWLSNVHQTDKYAFYKFRNGESMDLYLHKPLRRIGTIEELKQLENKHPLVLFVRNKEERREPELERWISSQKNVFSVGNYKVLVLGKK; via the coding sequence ATGGAACGGAACTTCCGATATTTATTATTTTTAATTGTCCTGATTTCTCCTTTTATTTTTCGTGATTATTCACCTAGTAATGAATTAAAATACATTAGCATCGTAGACGAAGCTTTGGAGAATCATACATGGTTTACTTTCTTTTGCCATGGAGAGATATATGCGGATAAACCTCCGTTATATTTTTGGCTCATCATGCTTACCAAAGTATTATTCGGATCGTATCAAATGTGGGCAATCGGTTTAATTAGCATATTGCCTGCATTGGGAATACTGATGATAATGGATAAATGGGTAAGCTCGGAAAATTCGTATTTTTCTACTTCTACAGCAAATTTTTTATTAATTACTACCGGATTCTATTTAGGAAGTGCCTTGGTATTACGGATGGACATGTTGATGTCTTTTTTTATAGTTCTTTCCCTGTATACTTTTTATAGAATATATGCGCATAAAAACTATACCTATGAAAAATGGATATTACCCGTATATATTTTTTTAGCCGTATTTACGAAAGGTCCCTTAGGGGCCATCATTCCTTTATTAACCATTTTTGTTTTTTTACTTTCTAAAAAAGAACTGAGGACCTGGAATAATTACTTTGGAGGAAAACAGTGGCTTATTTTGCTCTTTTTATGTCTCTGTTGGTTCCTGTTGATTTATAGAGAAGGAGGAAAAGAATACCTTCATAATCTTCTTTTTAAACAAACTGTGGGGCGAGGTATCAATTCCTTTCACCATAAACAACCTGTATATTACTATTTATTACATATTCCTCTTACTTTTCTTCCGTGGACTTTTTTATATTTTTCAGTATTATGGACAGGAATAAGCAAACGAATAATACTTACTAACGTTGAACGGTTATTTGGCTGTATGATTCTTTCCACTTTAGTTCTTTTGTCCCTCATTAGTTCAAAACTGGATATTTATTTTTTACCTGCTTACCCTTTTATTGTTTATCTGACTGTTTGCTGGATGCAACGTTTAGATTGTACTTGGTACCTGAAAGCAAGTATTCTTTTTCCCGGTATACTCTTTGCCTTTGCACTACCTGCTTTCCCATTTTTCTCTCGTTTCCTTCCTTACTCTTATGAAAATTCATGGATCGGATATATTACCTTATCTTTATTATCGGCAGGTGGTATTTTTTCTATCTTCTATATAAGGAAAAGACAATTTACGAAAGCTATTGAATCTATAGCACTTGGAATACTACTGTTTTTATTTGTCAGTTCTTTTACTATTTCTGAGTTTAATAAATATATAGGATTCAAAGAATTGGCGGAAAAAGGTCTATGGTTGAGTAATGTGCATCAGACAGACAAGTATGCTTTCTATAAATTCCGGAATGGTGAAAGTATGGATCTCTATTTGCATAAACCTCTTCGGAGGATCGGAACGATAGAAGAATTAAAGCAATTAGAGAACAAACACCCCCTGGTTTTGTTTGTAAGAAATAAGGAGGAGAGGAGAGAACCGGAATTAGAAAGATGGATATCCTCACAAAAGAATGTCTTTTCCGTAGGAAATTATAAAGTATTAGTACTTGGAAAGAAATAG
- a CDS encoding glycosyltransferase, with product MNKSADYDFTVLVPIYNEEENIPKLERELAKFLRTTALKSCILFINDGSNDKSEKLIKEICTRQPAMYYLSLDRNGGLSAALKAGIDATDSRYVGYMDADLQTSPEDFNFLLEYITEYPLVVGIRMGRKDNLIKKVSSRIANKFRRMMTHDGIEDTGCPLKVMWTDYAKRIPFFTGMHRFLPALILLQKGGKVKQLPVRHYPRTAGISKYHLWNRLTGPFKDCFAYRWMKKRYINYEIKSSDL from the coding sequence ATGAATAAAAGCGCTGATTACGATTTCACTGTTCTTGTCCCTATTTATAATGAGGAAGAAAACATACCCAAGCTCGAACGGGAACTTGCTAAGTTTTTAAGAACCACGGCTCTGAAAAGTTGTATTCTTTTTATTAATGACGGATCAAATGATAAGAGTGAAAAACTGATAAAAGAAATTTGTACCCGCCAGCCGGCAATGTATTATCTTTCACTCGATAGAAACGGCGGACTAAGTGCCGCGCTGAAGGCAGGAATTGATGCTACGGATTCTCGCTATGTAGGATATATGGATGCCGATTTGCAAACTTCGCCGGAAGATTTTAATTTTTTATTGGAATATATTACGGAATATCCTTTGGTAGTGGGTATACGTATGGGTCGTAAAGACAATTTAATAAAAAAGGTATCCTCTCGAATTGCCAATAAGTTCCGGCGCATGATGACCCATGACGGGATAGAAGATACGGGATGCCCGTTAAAAGTGATGTGGACTGACTATGCGAAACGAATCCCGTTTTTTACAGGAATGCATCGTTTCCTTCCCGCATTGATTCTCCTACAAAAAGGCGGAAAAGTAAAACAGCTTCCGGTACGCCATTATCCTCGAACTGCCGGAATTTCTAAATATCATTTGTGGAACCGGTTAACGGGCCCGTTTAAAGATTGTTTTGCCTATCGGTGGATGAAAAAACGGTATATTAATTATGAAATAAAGAGTTCTGATTTATGA
- a CDS encoding lipid-A-disaccharide synthase N-terminal domain-containing protein, with protein MNSWWIYGIGFLAQILFSARLFIQWIASERAKRVLSPVIFWQLSMVASFLLCLYGWLRNDFAIIVGQFISYYIYIWNLKTQQVWNKLISPLRFVFMFMPIIAIAWFLWDWRDIRVHLFAQENIPMWLIIFGIGGQFTFTLRFIYQWWYSRKVGESLLPLNFWLISLLGSSMIVIYAIIRHDPVLVVGQSTGMIIYARNIYLSLKPG; from the coding sequence ATGAATTCCTGGTGGATTTACGGGATCGGATTTTTAGCCCAAATACTATTTTCTGCTCGTTTGTTCATCCAGTGGATTGCATCGGAAAGGGCCAAACGAGTACTTTCACCGGTTATATTTTGGCAGTTAAGTATGGTTGCTTCTTTCTTGCTTTGTTTATATGGTTGGTTAAGAAATGATTTTGCAATTATTGTAGGACAGTTTATTTCCTATTATATCTATATCTGGAATTTAAAGACCCAACAGGTGTGGAATAAATTAATTTCCCCCCTACGGTTTGTATTTATGTTTATGCCGATTATAGCAATCGCTTGGTTTTTATGGGATTGGAGAGATATCCGTGTACATCTGTTTGCACAAGAGAATATTCCTATGTGGCTCATTATTTTTGGAATAGGCGGACAGTTTACGTTTACGCTTCGTTTTATTTATCAGTGGTGGTATTCCCGTAAGGTTGGCGAATCCTTGTTGCCGTTAAATTTTTGGTTGATTAGTCTCCTGGGATCTTCTATGATTGTTATTTATGCTATAATCCGCCATGATCCGGTTTTAGTAGTAGGGCAATCGACCGGAATGATTATCTATGCACGGAATATCTATTTATCGCTGAAACCGGGATAA
- the rpiB gene encoding ribose 5-phosphate isomerase B, which produces MKTIGLAADHAGFEIKEFIRGLLDAKGIDYKDFGTFTPESFDYPDAAHPLANAIEKGEVYPGIAVCGSGNGIAITLNKHQGIRAALCWTAEIARLARAHNDANVLVLPGRFISEEEAKKALEVFLSTTFEGGRHQRRIDKIPVKDLGK; this is translated from the coding sequence ATGAAAACAATTGGTCTTGCTGCTGATCATGCAGGTTTCGAAATAAAAGAATTTATACGCGGCCTGTTAGATGCAAAAGGGATAGATTACAAAGATTTCGGAACCTTCACTCCGGAAAGTTTTGACTATCCGGATGCGGCTCATCCTCTGGCAAATGCGATTGAAAAAGGAGAAGTTTACCCTGGTATAGCCGTATGCGGTTCAGGTAACGGAATCGCTATCACGCTCAATAAACATCAAGGCATCAGGGCAGCTCTCTGCTGGACTGCGGAAATAGCTCGTCTGGCACGTGCGCATAATGATGCGAATGTTTTGGTACTTCCTGGTCGTTTTATCAGCGAAGAAGAAGCAAAGAAAGCATTAGAAGTATTTTTAAGTACCACTTTTGAAGGCGGCAGGCATCAAAGAAGAATTGACAAAATACCTGTAAAGGATTTAGGTAAGTAG
- a CDS encoding transketolase family protein — MNDINLMNKAADNIRILAASMVEKANSGHPGGAMGGADFINVLFSEFLVYDPQNPRWEGRDRFFLDPGHMSPMLYSVLALTGKYTLEELKQFRQWGSPTPGHPEVDVMRGVENTSGPLGQGHTYAVGASIAAKFLKARLGDSMNQTIYTYISDGGVQEEISQGAGRIAGHLGLDNLIMFYDSNNIQLSTQVEDVDSENVAMKYEAWGWLVITINGNDVEEIRKALTAAKAEKNRPTLIIGKTIMGKGAKTTEGTSFENKVSTHGQPLSAAGASMADTIKNLGGDPENPFVIFPEVEELYTKRSEELKHLVAERYAAEKEWAKANPELAAKKELFFSGKIPAIDWNAIEQKANQSTRSASATVLGVLATKIENMVVSSADLSNSDKTDGFLKKTHAFKKGDFSGAFLQAGVSELTMACLCIGMSLHGGVIAACATFFVFSDYMKPAIRMAALMEQPVKFIWSHDAFRVGEDGPTHEPVEQEAQIRLMEKLKNHKGHNSVLVLRPADVYETTIAWKMALENTSTPTAIILSRQNIKDLPATDRKEEALKMEKGAYVVECDENPDIVMVASGSEVSTLVEGAALLRADGVKVCIVSVPSEGLFRSQSKEYQESVIPSGSKVFGLTAGLPVNLQGLVGPNGKVWGLESFGFSAPYKVLDEKLGFTGQNVYKQVKEFLA; from the coding sequence ATGAATGATATTAATTTAATGAACAAAGCAGCAGATAATATCCGTATCTTGGCTGCATCTATGGTAGAAAAGGCAAACTCCGGCCATCCGGGAGGAGCCATGGGAGGAGCAGACTTTATCAATGTCTTGTTTTCCGAATTTCTTGTATACGACCCACAAAATCCACGTTGGGAAGGTCGTGACCGTTTCTTCCTCGATCCCGGACACATGTCACCCATGCTATATTCCGTTCTTGCATTAACAGGAAAATATACCTTGGAAGAACTGAAACAATTCCGTCAATGGGGTAGCCCTACACCCGGACATCCGGAAGTAGATGTCATGCGGGGAGTCGAGAATACTTCCGGACCGTTAGGACAAGGTCACACGTATGCAGTGGGAGCATCCATTGCGGCCAAATTCTTAAAAGCTCGTCTTGGGGATAGCATGAACCAAACAATTTACACTTATATTTCCGACGGAGGAGTGCAAGAAGAAATTTCACAGGGTGCAGGCCGTATTGCCGGGCATCTCGGATTGGATAACCTTATTATGTTTTATGATTCTAACAATATTCAGCTTTCCACACAAGTAGAAGATGTAGATAGCGAAAATGTTGCTATGAAATATGAAGCATGGGGTTGGCTTGTGATTACTATTAACGGAAATGACGTAGAAGAAATACGAAAAGCTCTTACGGCTGCTAAAGCGGAAAAGAACCGTCCGACTCTTATCATCGGTAAGACCATTATGGGAAAAGGGGCTAAAACAACCGAGGGTACTTCTTTTGAAAATAAAGTTTCTACTCACGGACAGCCACTAAGTGCTGCCGGTGCTTCCATGGCCGATACGATAAAGAATCTAGGAGGAGATCCGGAAAATCCATTCGTTATTTTCCCGGAAGTAGAAGAACTTTACACGAAAAGAAGTGAAGAATTAAAACATTTGGTAGCAGAAAGATATGCAGCTGAAAAAGAATGGGCGAAAGCTAATCCTGAATTAGCGGCAAAGAAAGAATTATTCTTCTCCGGCAAAATTCCCGCAATCGATTGGAATGCTATTGAACAAAAAGCAAATCAGTCTACCCGTTCGGCTTCGGCTACGGTATTAGGCGTCTTGGCTACAAAAATAGAAAATATGGTAGTTTCGTCGGCCGACCTTTCTAACTCGGATAAGACTGATGGATTTTTAAAGAAAACACATGCCTTTAAAAAAGGTGATTTCAGCGGTGCTTTCTTACAAGCCGGAGTATCTGAGTTGACCATGGCCTGCCTGTGTATCGGAATGAGTTTACATGGAGGAGTAATAGCTGCCTGTGCTACATTCTTTGTCTTTTCCGATTATATGAAACCGGCTATCCGGATGGCTGCTTTGATGGAACAACCCGTTAAATTTATCTGGAGCCATGATGCGTTTCGCGTAGGTGAAGACGGTCCGACTCACGAGCCGGTGGAACAGGAAGCTCAAATCAGACTCATGGAAAAACTGAAAAATCACAAAGGGCATAATTCCGTACTAGTACTTCGTCCGGCAGATGTATATGAAACGACCATCGCCTGGAAAATGGCATTGGAAAATACGTCAACTCCTACGGCTATTATTCTTTCCCGGCAAAATATTAAAGATCTTCCGGCAACAGACCGGAAAGAGGAAGCGCTGAAAATGGAAAAAGGGGCTTACGTAGTAGAATGTGATGAAAATCCGGATATTGTAATGGTAGCTTCCGGCTCGGAAGTTTCTACTTTAGTAGAAGGAGCTGCTTTATTACGGGCTGATGGCGTTAAAGTGTGCATTGTCTCCGTTCCCTCGGAGGGACTGTTCCGGAGTCAAAGCAAAGAGTACCAAGAATCCGTGATTCCTTCCGGAAGTAAAGTATTTGGCCTGACAGCCGGATTACCGGTGAACTTACAAGGTTTGGTAGGTCCTAACGGTAAAGTATGGGGACTAGAATCATTCGGATTCTCTGCTCCGTATAAAGTACTGGACGAAAAGTTAGGCTTTACCGGGCAGAATGTATATAAACAAGTAAAAGAATTTTTAGCCTGA
- a CDS encoding sodium:solute symporter: MGTLDFIVIGLFIIALIGIIVWVFKQKQSSSGDYFLAGRDATWLAIGASIFASNIGSEHLIGLAGAGASSGMAMAHWEIQGWMILILGWVFVPFYERSMVLTMPEFLEKRYNKESRTILSLISLVSYVLTKVAVTVYAGGLVFKEVFGIQELWGIDFFWIAAIGLVVITALYTVIGGMKSVLYTSILQTPILLLGSLVILVLGLKAVGGWDQVLAACKVTPVNEYGDSMINLIRSNNDSNFPWLGVLIGSSVIGFWYWCTDQFIVQRVLSGKNETQARRGTIFGAYLKLTPVFLFLIPGMIAFALQKNTVLIDGIPFSMSSADAAFPTLVARLLPAGFKGLVVCGILAALMSSLASLFNSSAMLFTIDFYKKYKPQASEKTLLTVGRIATVVVVVLGILWIPIMKKVGSVLYNYLQDVQSVLAPGIAAAFLLGILSKRTTPLGGMWGLISGFVIGITRLGAKVYYTTSGIDAGESWFKWLFFDTNWLFFCGGMLVFCMAVIAVVSIFTPSAPAEQIQGLTFGSSTPEQKAATRASWNKWDVINSAIILLITFAFYAYFW, encoded by the coding sequence ATGGGAACGTTAGATTTTATAGTAATCGGGCTGTTTATTATAGCACTGATTGGCATTATAGTTTGGGTATTCAAGCAAAAACAAAGTAGTTCGGGAGATTATTTCCTTGCCGGACGTGATGCGACATGGCTTGCTATCGGTGCTTCTATTTTTGCTTCCAATATCGGGTCGGAACATCTTATCGGTCTGGCCGGGGCAGGAGCCTCTAGTGGAATGGCCATGGCTCACTGGGAAATTCAAGGTTGGATGATTCTTATCTTAGGATGGGTTTTCGTTCCTTTCTACGAAAGAAGTATGGTACTTACTATGCCTGAATTTCTGGAAAAACGATATAATAAAGAATCACGTACTATTTTATCGCTTATTTCTTTAGTCAGTTACGTATTGACTAAAGTGGCTGTGACTGTTTATGCGGGAGGGCTGGTATTTAAGGAAGTATTCGGTATTCAAGAATTATGGGGAATCGATTTCTTCTGGATCGCCGCCATCGGATTAGTCGTAATCACAGCCCTATATACAGTAATCGGAGGTATGAAATCCGTACTTTATACTTCTATCCTTCAAACTCCGATTTTGTTATTAGGGTCTTTAGTTATTTTAGTCCTGGGATTAAAAGCCGTAGGAGGATGGGATCAAGTGCTGGCAGCTTGTAAGGTAACGCCTGTAAACGAATATGGCGATTCGATGATCAATTTGATTCGTAGTAATAATGACTCTAACTTTCCGTGGCTGGGTGTATTGATCGGTTCTTCCGTAATCGGCTTCTGGTATTGGTGCACAGATCAATTTATCGTACAACGTGTATTGTCCGGAAAAAACGAAACACAAGCTCGCCGGGGAACTATATTCGGAGCTTATTTAAAGCTGACTCCCGTATTTTTATTTCTAATTCCCGGTATGATTGCATTTGCTTTGCAGAAAAATACCGTATTAATTGATGGCATTCCCTTTTCTATGTCATCCGCGGATGCGGCCTTTCCGACATTAGTTGCCAGATTGCTTCCTGCAGGTTTTAAAGGACTGGTAGTATGCGGAATTTTAGCTGCCTTGATGAGTTCGTTGGCCTCTCTGTTCAACTCATCGGCCATGTTATTTACCATAGATTTCTATAAAAAGTATAAACCTCAGGCAAGTGAGAAAACATTGCTTACCGTAGGACGTATTGCAACGGTGGTAGTAGTGGTGTTGGGTATCTTGTGGATTCCTATTATGAAAAAAGTAGGAAGTGTATTGTATAATTATTTACAAGATGTCCAATCCGTATTAGCTCCGGGAATTGCAGCCGCATTTTTACTGGGAATCCTTTCAAAGCGGACCACTCCCCTGGGAGGAATGTGGGGATTGATTTCGGGATTCGTTATCGGAATCACTCGCCTAGGGGCAAAAGTTTACTATACTACCAGCGGAATAGATGCCGGCGAAAGTTGGTTCAAATGGTTATTCTTCGATACCAATTGGTTGTTTTTCTGCGGGGGCATGTTAGTGTTCTGTATGGCAGTAATTGCTGTAGTAAGCATATTTACCCCTTCTGCTCCGGCAGAACAAATACAAGGGTTGACATTCGGTTCTTCTACACCGGAACAAAAAGCGGCTACACGGGCTAGCTGGAATAAATGGGATGTGATTAATTCAGCTATTATCTTGTTAATCACTTTTGCCTTTTATGCCTATTTCTGGTAA
- a CDS encoding ribulokinase, producing MNTTPYVIGIDYGSDSCRAVIVNAATGEELASAVKYYPRWMEGKYCDPVKNRYRQHPLDYLEGLETTVKESLAQCPAGTAEQVVGIAFDTTGSTPVLTDKNGTPLALLPEFAENPNAMFILWKDHTSIKEAAEINELSKKWDIDYTAYEGGIYSAEWVWAKVLHVLREEESIRKAAYSWIEHCDWLPAILTGKTKPEEVYRSRCAAGHKAMWLEKWDGLPSEEFLTTLDPLLAGFRDHLFEKTYTSDTRVGYLTEEWAKRLGLTTKVAVGVGAFDCHMGAVGAEVTPKTFVRVIGTSTCDIMVASHEEIGHKLIPGICGQVDGSVIPGMIGLEAGQSGFGDIYAWFKRVLAWPLENILATSTLINEETKAKLIAETIDKIIPALSEEAEKIPANESVILATDWMNGRRTPDANQLVKGTITGLNLGSSAPLIFRALVEATAFGSKAIVDRFLENGIAIESVTGIGGISLKSPFVMQTLADVLNMPIKVAKAEQACAFGASMFAAVAAGVYTKIEDAQKAMGQGFIAEYSPNYENHQIYQALYQKYVKLGKFTEKELLDK from the coding sequence ATGAATACCACCCCTTATGTGATTGGAATAGATTACGGCAGCGACTCTTGTCGTGCCGTAATCGTAAACGCCGCAACCGGTGAAGAGCTAGCCTCTGCAGTAAAATACTATCCCCGCTGGATGGAGGGCAAATATTGCGATCCTGTAAAAAACAGATATCGCCAGCATCCCCTAGACTACCTGGAAGGACTGGAAACAACCGTAAAAGAGTCGCTGGCTCAATGTCCCGCAGGAACAGCCGAACAAGTAGTAGGTATAGCATTCGACACAACGGGAAGTACCCCTGTATTAACGGACAAAAACGGAACCCCTCTTGCCTTATTGCCCGAATTTGCCGAAAATCCGAATGCTATGTTCATTTTATGGAAAGATCATACCTCTATCAAAGAAGCTGCTGAAATCAATGAATTGTCTAAAAAATGGGACATCGATTATACAGCTTACGAGGGGGGGATTTACTCTGCCGAATGGGTGTGGGCAAAAGTGTTGCATGTGCTCCGGGAAGAGGAAAGTATCCGTAAGGCTGCTTATTCATGGATTGAACACTGCGATTGGCTTCCTGCTATATTGACAGGCAAAACAAAGCCTGAAGAAGTTTACCGCAGCCGTTGTGCTGCCGGACACAAAGCGATGTGGCTGGAAAAATGGGACGGACTTCCTTCCGAAGAGTTCCTCACCACTCTCGATCCGTTATTAGCCGGTTTCCGGGATCATTTATTTGAAAAAACGTATACCAGTGATACCCGTGTGGGATATCTTACCGAAGAGTGGGCAAAACGGTTGGGATTGACGACTAAGGTGGCTGTAGGAGTAGGTGCTTTCGACTGCCACATGGGGGCCGTCGGTGCAGAAGTAACTCCCAAAACTTTCGTCCGCGTAATCGGCACTTCCACTTGCGACATTATGGTTGCTTCCCACGAAGAAATAGGGCACAAATTAATTCCCGGCATTTGCGGCCAAGTGGACGGATCTGTGATTCCCGGCATGATCGGCCTGGAAGCGGGACAATCCGGGTTCGGTGATATTTACGCTTGGTTTAAACGCGTATTAGCTTGGCCTTTAGAAAATATTCTCGCTACCAGCACACTGATAAATGAGGAGACAAAAGCAAAATTAATTGCCGAAACTATCGATAAAATAATTCCTGCTTTATCCGAAGAAGCGGAAAAAATTCCGGCAAACGAAAGTGTTATCCTAGCTACCGACTGGATGAACGGACGCCGCACTCCGGATGCTAACCAATTGGTAAAAGGAACTATTACCGGGTTGAACTTAGGCAGTTCGGCTCCTTTGATTTTCCGTGCCTTAGTAGAAGCCACGGCCTTTGGTTCCAAAGCGATTGTAGACCGCTTCTTGGAAAATGGAATCGCTATTGAAAGTGTTACAGGAATAGGAGGCATTTCTTTAAAATCACCGTTTGTTATGCAAACGTTGGCCGATGTATTAAACATGCCTATTAAAGTAGCGAAAGCAGAACAGGCATGTGCATTCGGCGCTTCGATGTTTGCAGCCGTAGCAGCCGGCGTATATACTAAAATTGAAGATGCTCAAAAAGCCATGGGACAAGGATTTATCGCAGAATACTCTCCCAATTATGAAAATCATCAAATTTACCAGGCTCTGTACCAAAAGTACGTAAAACTGGGTAAATTTACAGAAAAAGAACTATTGGATAAATAA